From Methylobacterium radiodurans, a single genomic window includes:
- a CDS encoding DUF2937 family protein, translated as MFAVFRTLGLALGLLGGGVAAQGPEFAQQYAQRLGGAVDELRREVASLDADARATGNTRDGAVDRLRGNPDELVARRGAAARATIERLADLSAQQQALAEATSPLGRTVAILRHPDPGLVRATLSDYQPAVPTTADGLVAGLLGFLAAWGGWRVVSDVGRRTVRRRPRAETTTA; from the coding sequence GTGTTCGCCGTGTTCCGCACCCTCGGCCTCGCGCTCGGGCTCCTCGGCGGCGGCGTCGCCGCGCAGGGGCCGGAATTCGCGCAGCAATACGCCCAGCGTTTGGGCGGCGCCGTGGACGAGCTGCGCCGCGAGGTCGCGAGCCTCGACGCCGACGCGCGCGCCACCGGCAACACCCGCGACGGCGCGGTCGACCGCCTGCGCGGCAACCCGGACGAACTCGTCGCCCGCCGCGGCGCGGCCGCCCGCGCCACGATCGAGCGCCTCGCGGACCTGAGCGCCCAGCAGCAGGCGCTCGCCGAGGCGACGAGCCCGCTCGGGCGGACCGTTGCCATCCTGCGTCATCCCGATCCTGGGCTCGTGCGGGCGACGCTCAGCGACTACCAGCCGGCGGTGCCGACCACGGCGGACGGCCTGGTGGCCGGGCTCCTCGGCTTCCTGGCCGCCTGGGGCGGCTGGCGGGTGGTTTCGGATGTCGGCCGTCGCACGGTGCGGCGCCGGCCGCGGGCCGAGACGACGACCGCCTGA
- the argB gene encoding acetylglutamate kinase: MTELPNVHVRAEVLAQALPHMQRYDQEIVVIKYGGHAMGDRAAAEDFAEDIVLLEQSGLKPIVVHGGGPQIGRMLDRLGIQSEFRGGLRVTDEATVEVVEMVLAGSINKQIVGWISAEGGRAIGLCGKDGNMVRAKRATKTVRDPDSMVEQVVDLGLVGEPEHVERGVLDAVLKAELIPVLAPVAYGADGQTYNVNADTFAGAIAGALRAKRLLLLTDVPGVLDKDKNLIPELTVEDCRRLIADGTITGGMIPKIETCIYAIDQGVEAVVILNGKVNHAVLLELFTDYGAGTLIRRS; encoded by the coding sequence ATGACCGAACTGCCGAACGTGCACGTGCGCGCCGAGGTGCTGGCCCAGGCACTGCCCCACATGCAGCGCTACGATCAGGAGATCGTAGTGATCAAGTACGGCGGCCACGCCATGGGCGACCGGGCGGCGGCGGAGGATTTCGCCGAGGACATCGTGCTCCTCGAGCAGTCCGGGCTGAAGCCGATCGTCGTGCATGGCGGCGGCCCGCAGATCGGGCGGATGCTCGACCGGCTCGGCATCCAGTCGGAGTTCCGCGGCGGCCTGCGCGTCACCGACGAGGCGACCGTCGAAGTGGTCGAGATGGTCCTCGCGGGCTCGATCAACAAGCAGATCGTCGGCTGGATCTCGGCCGAGGGCGGTCGGGCGATCGGCCTGTGCGGCAAGGACGGCAACATGGTCCGCGCCAAGCGCGCGACCAAGACCGTCCGCGACCCCGACAGCATGGTCGAGCAGGTGGTCGATCTCGGCCTCGTCGGCGAGCCGGAGCATGTCGAGCGCGGCGTGCTCGACGCGGTGCTGAAAGCCGAGCTGATCCCGGTTCTGGCCCCCGTTGCCTACGGGGCGGACGGGCAGACCTACAACGTCAACGCCGACACGTTTGCCGGCGCCATCGCGGGCGCGCTCAGGGCCAAGCGCCTGCTCCTGCTCACCGACGTGCCGGGCGTGCTCGACAAGGACAAGAACCTGATCCCCGAACTCACCGTCGAGGATTGCCGGCGGCTTATCGCGGACGGCACCATCACCGGCGGCATGATCCCGAAGATCGAGACCTGCATCTACGCGATCGATCAGGGCGTCGAGGCGGTGGTCATCCTCAACGGCAAGGTCAACCACGCGGTGCTCCTGGAGCTGTTCACCGATTACGGCGCCGGCACCCTGATCCGCCGGTCCTGA
- a CDS encoding response regulator, with translation MIPFACTALALPAFLDKIDHASSTVLVVEDEPFVCELAAEALMDEGYRVLTAADAWEAEEILARESVDLLFTDIDLARNTNGLALAQHARCQCPGLPVVYTSGGRTCLPASEQVSESVFVPKPYRPSQLVALTNDLLRRADPHHA, from the coding sequence ATGATCCCCTTCGCCTGCACCGCGCTCGCACTGCCCGCCTTCCTCGACAAGATCGATCACGCCTCCTCGACCGTGCTCGTCGTCGAGGACGAGCCCTTCGTCTGCGAACTCGCTGCCGAGGCACTGATGGACGAGGGCTACCGCGTGCTCACGGCGGCCGACGCCTGGGAGGCGGAAGAAATTCTTGCGCGCGAGAGCGTCGACTTGCTCTTCACCGACATCGACCTCGCCCGCAATACGAACGGACTCGCTCTCGCCCAGCACGCGCGATGCCAGTGCCCGGGCCTGCCGGTTGTCTACACCTCGGGCGGCCGGACCTGCCTGCCGGCGAGTGAGCAGGTCTCCGAATCCGTCTTCGTGCCGAAACCCTACCGGCCGAGCCAGCTCGTGGCGCTGACGAACGACCTGCTGCGCCGCGCCGATCCCCACCACGCCTGA
- a CDS encoding WD40 repeat domain-containing protein, producing MSTPASLTSHVAPVEAGAHVTAAHWLGDTLALALGDGTAVLASDGDTVRAAAHPEGSILVAAGDGTRLLTGGDDGRVVAIARDGTLTETAVAKNNAWIDALALHPDGGLAFSAGRRVVALDAKGRERTFEAPSTARGLAFAPKGYRLAVAHYNGASLWYPNLETPPEVVSWKGSHIDVTWSLDGRFVVTTMQENALHGWRLQPDPGHMRMSGYPAKVRSLGWSADGKWLATSGAEAAIIWPFDSKEGPTGKAPRECGVRPARVSRVAFHPKAPVLAIGYEDGCILLVRFGDAAELLVRPAVKASGISALAWDRRGNRLAFGCTDGQAGLLTLPA from the coding sequence ATGAGCACGCCCGCCTCCCTGACGAGCCACGTCGCCCCGGTCGAGGCCGGCGCGCACGTGACAGCGGCGCACTGGCTCGGCGACACACTGGCGCTGGCGCTCGGTGACGGCACGGCGGTGCTGGCCTCCGACGGCGACACCGTGCGGGCGGCGGCCCATCCGGAGGGGTCGATCCTCGTGGCGGCTGGCGACGGCACACGTCTGCTCACGGGCGGTGACGACGGGCGGGTGGTCGCGATCGCCAGGGACGGGACGCTCACCGAGACGGCAGTGGCGAAGAACAACGCCTGGATCGATGCGCTGGCGCTGCACCCGGACGGCGGCCTCGCCTTCTCGGCGGGGCGCCGCGTGGTGGCGCTCGACGCCAAGGGCCGCGAGCGCACCTTCGAGGCGCCCTCGACCGCCCGCGGCCTCGCCTTCGCACCGAAGGGATACCGGCTGGCCGTAGCACACTACAACGGCGCCAGCCTCTGGTACCCAAACCTCGAGACTCCGCCGGAGGTGGTCTCGTGGAAAGGCTCGCATATCGACGTGACGTGGTCTCTGGACGGCCGCTTCGTGGTCACGACAATGCAGGAGAACGCGCTCCACGGCTGGCGCCTCCAGCCCGATCCCGGCCACATGCGGATGTCGGGCTATCCCGCCAAGGTGCGCTCCCTCGGCTGGTCGGCGGACGGCAAGTGGCTCGCGACCAGCGGCGCAGAGGCCGCGATCATCTGGCCCTTCGATTCGAAGGAGGGGCCCACCGGCAAGGCCCCGCGGGAATGCGGGGTGCGCCCGGCCCGTGTCTCGCGGGTGGCCTTCCACCCGAAGGCGCCGGTGCTGGCGATCGGCTACGAGGACGGCTGCATTCTGCTCGTGCGCTTCGGCGACGCAGCCGAGCTGCTGGTCCGCCCGGCCGTGAAGGCAAGCGGGATCTCGGCGCTCGCCTGGGACCGCCGCGGCAACCGCCTCGCCTTCGGCTGCACCGACGGGCAGGCCGGCCTGCTGACGCTCCCGGCCTGA
- a CDS encoding YoaK family protein, whose amino-acid sequence MNRSWQVGTGLVLTGLAGYVDAIGFVRLGGLYTSFMSGNTTQLSVSLANGAFRHAALPAMLVSGFLFGATLGSGLAIVLPRRWVTAVVLTYETLLILAALSLGLATPELGLASFFMAMAMGAQNAVLSQVKGFRAGTTFVTGALFALAQKIAEAFTHTGPPFGWVGDAAVWLALLAGALVGTLAYDAYQLYALLAPALVGGTFAVVSAVLSARTVTAVP is encoded by the coding sequence GTGAACAGATCCTGGCAGGTCGGCACCGGTCTCGTGCTCACGGGTCTCGCCGGATACGTCGACGCGATCGGCTTCGTGCGGCTCGGCGGCCTCTACACCTCGTTCATGAGCGGGAACACGACGCAGCTCTCGGTCTCGCTCGCCAACGGCGCCTTCCGGCACGCCGCGCTACCCGCCATGCTGGTCTCGGGCTTCCTGTTCGGCGCGACGCTGGGCAGCGGGCTGGCCATCGTGCTGCCGCGGCGCTGGGTCACGGCGGTCGTGCTCACCTACGAGACCCTGCTGATCCTGGCTGCACTCTCGCTCGGCCTCGCCACGCCCGAGCTCGGCCTTGCCTCCTTCTTCATGGCGATGGCGATGGGCGCGCAGAACGCGGTGCTGTCGCAGGTGAAGGGGTTCCGTGCCGGCACCACCTTCGTCACCGGCGCCCTCTTCGCCCTCGCCCAGAAGATCGCCGAGGCGTTCACCCATACGGGGCCGCCCTTCGGCTGGGTGGGCGACGCGGCGGTCTGGCTGGCGCTGCTCGCGGGGGCGCTGGTGGGCACGCTCGCCTACGATGCCTACCAGCTCTATGCCCTCCTCGCGCCCGCGCTGGTCGGGGGGACTTTCGCGGTGGTCTCCGCCGTCCTATCCGCTCGGACGGTCACCGCCGTACCCTGA
- a CDS encoding DUF2939 domain-containing protein: MRWLAVPLAIALGWILFTLSPLWSLYDLAQAVRARDAAYVENHVNFRTLRLSLVRQTTAAVKAAADQNPDLAPRERQQLGEAATGVALALAETMVTPATVIDLLDDGWLDKVEQGRRDTTVKAGLRIDRVSALLPYYLASETRGFRTVVIAIPPGAPRQDQTRIRMRLRGWAWRLTDIEVTETLRQQMAAGLARTLAKANQRPRGEREAPTPAPTPAQP; this comes from the coding sequence ATGCGCTGGCTCGCCGTCCCCCTCGCGATCGCGCTTGGCTGGATCCTGTTCACGCTGAGCCCGCTCTGGTCGCTCTACGACCTCGCGCAGGCGGTGCGGGCGCGGGACGCGGCCTATGTCGAGAACCACGTCAACTTCCGCACACTGCGCCTCTCGCTGGTGCGGCAGACCACCGCCGCCGTGAAGGCCGCCGCCGACCAGAACCCGGATCTCGCCCCCCGCGAGCGCCAGCAGCTCGGCGAGGCGGCGACCGGCGTCGCGCTGGCACTCGCCGAGACCATGGTGACGCCGGCCACCGTGATCGACCTGCTCGACGACGGCTGGCTCGACAAGGTCGAGCAGGGGCGGAGGGATACGACGGTAAAGGCGGGCCTGCGCATCGACCGGGTCAGCGCGCTGCTACCCTACTATCTCGCCTCGGAGACGCGCGGTTTCCGCACCGTCGTGATCGCGATCCCGCCGGGCGCTCCCCGCCAGGACCAGACCCGGATCCGCATGCGCCTGCGCGGTTGGGCCTGGCGGCTCACCGACATCGAGGTCACCGAGACCCTGCGCCAGCAGATGGCGGCGGGCCTCGCCCGGACGCTCGCCAAGGCCAATCAACGGCCCCGCGGGGAGCGCGAGGCGCCTACCCCGGCGCCGACGCCGGCGCAGCCCTGA
- a CDS encoding photosystem reaction center subunit H, with amino-acid sequence MIRIRLILATLALGLSAGGAHAACDVAGARIEEKLAGKSDLQQDANQQTLRDLRTLRDAAIVLDAFKYGAECERLLAIVTELAANPEQAIEQGGDTDEDKAESLVQARKPRIPAGGNEPNPKSR; translated from the coding sequence ATGATCCGCATACGCCTCATCCTCGCCACCCTCGCGCTCGGCCTCTCGGCCGGCGGGGCCCACGCCGCCTGCGACGTCGCGGGCGCGCGGATCGAGGAGAAGCTCGCCGGCAAGAGCGACCTGCAGCAGGACGCCAACCAGCAGACGCTGCGCGACCTGCGCACCCTGCGCGACGCGGCGATCGTGCTGGACGCCTTCAAGTACGGTGCCGAGTGCGAGCGCCTGCTGGCGATCGTCACGGAGCTGGCCGCAAATCCCGAGCAGGCGATCGAGCAGGGAGGCGACACCGACGAGGACAAGGCCGAGAGCCTCGTCCAGGCCCGCAAGCCCCGCATCCCGGCGGGCGGGAACGAGCCGAACCCGAAGTCGCGCTGA
- a CDS encoding peptide ABC transporter permease: MARAPNPNIDPALDAAALLRRVGFFGLFVVVPVVAQVARRASIILAPIAVVLLVIASAIDGRQRRLGPLSLRLLGSPAFLAGMLVVLWSALSLAWTPFLGAAAERLANLVAVILLTMMGYLALPDRMRSANLYLLPLGVTVAALVAVLLGLFGEQLMRGGPEDDGALDRGLTLLALLVWPAVAWLRSRRRDREALAIALVTAAALAISPNLTQIVALVVGALAFAVTSYRPRLGVLLTAGISAGLLAAAPLLPFIARPVGAALFGPLAPGVLSLKSWQKVVTSEPLRLITGHGFETALRGRFAGLVPMNAPTTALFEFWYELGVVGSLAAAFALHASIRRAGRDNPLLVPGAMAAFASAFTVACIGVGLTVVWWLTAIALTILVFVAIERGQFRTSRPKISRLRRIRDGEAG; the protein is encoded by the coding sequence ATGGCGCGTGCACCGAACCCGAACATCGATCCGGCCCTCGATGCCGCCGCCCTGCTGCGGCGCGTCGGGTTCTTCGGATTGTTCGTGGTGGTCCCGGTGGTGGCCCAGGTGGCGCGGCGCGCCTCCATCATCCTCGCACCGATCGCCGTGGTGCTCCTTGTGATCGCCAGCGCGATCGACGGGCGCCAGCGCCGGCTCGGACCTCTCAGTCTCCGACTTCTCGGCTCACCGGCCTTCCTGGCCGGGATGCTGGTGGTGCTCTGGTCGGCCCTCTCCCTCGCCTGGACGCCGTTCCTCGGAGCGGCCGCCGAGCGGCTGGCCAACCTCGTCGCGGTGATCTTGCTGACGATGATGGGCTACCTCGCCCTGCCCGACCGGATGCGCTCGGCGAACCTCTACCTGCTGCCGCTCGGCGTCACCGTCGCGGCCTTGGTGGCGGTGTTGCTCGGCCTGTTCGGCGAGCAGTTGATGCGCGGCGGCCCGGAGGATGACGGGGCTCTCGATCGCGGCCTGACGCTGCTCGCCCTGCTGGTCTGGCCGGCCGTAGCCTGGCTGCGCTCACGCCGCCGCGACCGGGAGGCGCTCGCCATCGCGCTCGTGACGGCCGCCGCGCTCGCGATCTCGCCGAACCTCACGCAGATCGTGGCGCTCGTGGTGGGCGCGCTGGCCTTCGCGGTAACGAGCTACCGGCCGCGCCTCGGCGTGCTTCTGACCGCCGGGATCAGCGCCGGCCTGCTCGCGGCCGCCCCGCTCCTGCCCTTCATCGCCCGGCCGGTCGGCGCGGCCCTCTTCGGGCCGCTCGCCCCCGGCGTTCTGTCGCTGAAGAGCTGGCAGAAGGTCGTCACCTCCGAACCCCTGCGCCTCATCACCGGCCACGGCTTCGAGACGGCCCTGCGCGGGCGCTTCGCCGGGCTGGTGCCGATGAACGCCCCGACGACGGCGCTCTTCGAGTTCTGGTACGAGCTCGGCGTGGTCGGCTCGCTCGCCGCCGCCTTCGCGCTCCACGCCTCGATCCGGCGGGCGGGGCGCGACAACCCGCTCCTGGTCCCGGGCGCGATGGCGGCCTTCGCCAGCGCCTTCACCGTCGCGTGCATCGGCGTCGGCCTCACCGTGGTCTGGTGGCTCACCGCGATCGCGCTCACGATCCTCGTTTTCGTGGCGATCGAGCGCGGCCAGTTCCGCACCAGCCGCCCGAAGATCAGCCGGCTGCGGCGCATCCGCGACGGCGAGGCCGGCTAG
- a CDS encoding UDP-glucose dehydrogenase family protein — MRIAMIGSGYVGLVSGTCFADFGHEVVCVDKDPAKIEALNAGRMPIYEPGLDALVAENVQQGRLSFTTDLKPAVAQADAVFIAVGTPSRRGDGFADLSFVFAAAREIAEAVDGFTVVVTKSTVPVGTGDEVERIIREIRPDAEISVASNPEFLREGAAIGDFKRPDRIVVGAEDPRAEESLREIYRPLFLNQAPILVTGRRTAELTKYAANAFLATKITFINEIADLCEQVGADVQQVARGIGLDNRIGAKFLHAGPGYGGSCFPKDTLALVKTAQDAGTPVRLVETVVAVNDSRKRAMARKVVQACGGSVRGKTVAVLGLTFKPNTDDMRDAPALSIITGLQDAGARVRAYDPEGMEAAKPLLGEVAYARDAYDCAEGADALVIVTEWNAFRALDLARLGQIMADRVLVDLRNVYDRASVQRHGFRYVSVGRPDGEAA, encoded by the coding sequence ATGCGTATCGCGATGATCGGTTCCGGCTATGTGGGCCTCGTCTCGGGCACCTGCTTTGCGGATTTCGGCCACGAGGTGGTCTGCGTCGACAAGGACCCGGCCAAGATCGAGGCCCTCAACGCCGGCCGCATGCCGATCTACGAGCCGGGCCTCGACGCGCTGGTGGCCGAGAACGTCCAGCAGGGCCGCCTCAGCTTCACCACGGACCTCAAGCCCGCGGTCGCGCAGGCCGACGCGGTGTTCATCGCGGTCGGCACGCCGTCGCGGCGCGGCGACGGCTTCGCGGATCTCTCCTTCGTGTTCGCGGCCGCCCGCGAGATCGCCGAGGCGGTGGACGGGTTCACGGTCGTCGTCACCAAATCGACCGTGCCCGTCGGCACCGGCGACGAGGTCGAGCGCATCATCCGCGAGATCCGGCCGGACGCCGAGATCTCGGTCGCCTCCAATCCCGAGTTCCTGCGCGAGGGCGCGGCGATCGGTGACTTCAAGCGCCCCGACCGCATCGTCGTCGGGGCCGAGGACCCGCGCGCCGAGGAGAGCTTGCGCGAGATCTACCGCCCGCTCTTCCTCAACCAGGCGCCGATTCTTGTCACCGGCCGGCGAACGGCGGAGCTGACCAAGTACGCTGCCAACGCCTTTCTGGCGACGAAGATCACCTTCATCAACGAGATCGCCGATCTCTGCGAGCAGGTCGGCGCCGACGTGCAGCAGGTCGCCCGCGGCATCGGGCTCGACAACCGCATCGGCGCGAAGTTCCTGCACGCGGGGCCCGGCTACGGCGGCTCCTGCTTTCCGAAGGACACGCTGGCGCTGGTCAAGACCGCCCAGGACGCCGGCACGCCGGTGCGGCTCGTCGAGACGGTGGTGGCGGTCAACGACAGCCGCAAGCGCGCCATGGCCCGCAAGGTGGTGCAGGCCTGCGGCGGCTCGGTCCGCGGCAAGACGGTGGCGGTGCTCGGCCTGACCTTCAAGCCAAACACCGACGACATGCGCGACGCGCCCGCCCTCTCGATCATCACCGGCCTGCAGGATGCGGGCGCGCGGGTGCGCGCCTACGATCCGGAGGGCATGGAGGCCGCCAAGCCCCTGCTCGGCGAGGTCGCCTACGCGCGCGACGCCTACGACTGCGCCGAGGGCGCCGACGCCCTGGTGATCGTGACCGAGTGGAACGCCTTCCGGGCCCTCGACCTCGCCCGTCTCGGACAGATCATGGCGGACCGTGTTCTGGTCGATCTGCGCAACGTCTACGATCGGGCCAGCGTGCAGCGGCACGGTTTTCGCTACGTGAGCGTCGGTCGTCCCGACGGCGAGGCCGCCTGA
- a CDS encoding pyrimidine 5'-nucleotidase yields the protein MYLPGTLPDACRLTTPDARGFDRVDTWVFDLDNTLYPSDAMVWPQVDERITLYVMRLYGLDGISARALQKHFYHRYGTTLKALMIEEGVDPHDFLDFAHDIDHSTIKLDAALGDAIERLPGRKLILTNGSRRHAERVAEKLGILDHFEDVFDIAAADFVPKPERSTYERFLDRHDIDPTRAALFEDIARNLVVPHDLGMATVLVVPKIADPYREAFEQAAVQEPHIDHITDDLAGFLETCVLPVKAP from the coding sequence GTGTACCTGCCCGGAACCTTGCCCGACGCCTGTCGCCTGACCACACCCGATGCCCGCGGCTTCGACCGCGTCGATACCTGGGTGTTCGACCTCGACAACACCCTCTATCCCAGCGACGCGATGGTCTGGCCGCAGGTGGACGAGCGCATTACGCTCTACGTGATGCGCCTCTACGGGCTCGACGGGATCTCGGCCCGGGCGCTGCAGAAGCACTTCTACCACCGATACGGCACCACCCTGAAGGCGCTGATGATCGAGGAGGGGGTCGACCCCCACGACTTCCTCGATTTCGCCCACGACATCGACCACTCGACGATCAAGCTGGATGCCGCACTCGGCGACGCGATCGAGCGGCTGCCCGGGCGCAAGCTGATCCTCACCAACGGCTCGCGCCGCCACGCCGAGCGGGTGGCGGAGAAGCTCGGCATCCTCGATCATTTCGAGGACGTGTTCGACATCGCGGCGGCCGATTTCGTGCCCAAGCCCGAGCGCTCGACCTACGAGCGCTTCCTCGATCGGCACGACATCGACCCGACGCGCGCGGCCCTGTTCGAGGACATCGCCCGCAACCTCGTGGTGCCGCACGATCTCGGCATGGCGACCGTGCTGGTCGTGCCCAAGATCGCCGACCCTTACCGCGAGGCCTTCGAGCAGGCGGCGGTGCAGGAGCCGCATATCGACCACATCACCGACGACCTCGCGGGCTTCCTGGAGACCTGCGTGCTCCCGGTGAAGGCGCCGTGA
- a CDS encoding metallopeptidase family protein: MSAEPDTAALAAAKAPSLAEIEALADAAFAGLPEGFRALCAGVRIVVDDFPDEETLAEMECESEFDLLGLFRGVGLAQAGEVVTGQMPNAVWLYRRPLLDYWAEHDETLGHLVAHVLVHEIGHHFGLSDEDMARIEAAAEIA, encoded by the coding sequence GTGAGCGCCGAGCCCGATACCGCGGCGCTGGCCGCCGCGAAGGCCCCGAGCCTCGCCGAGATCGAGGCGCTGGCGGACGCGGCCTTCGCGGGCCTGCCGGAGGGGTTCCGCGCGCTCTGCGCAGGGGTCCGCATCGTCGTGGACGACTTCCCCGACGAAGAGACGCTCGCCGAGATGGAATGCGAGTCCGAGTTCGACCTGCTCGGGCTGTTCCGCGGCGTCGGGCTGGCGCAGGCCGGCGAGGTCGTGACCGGGCAGATGCCGAACGCCGTCTGGCTCTACCGCCGCCCGCTGCTCGACTACTGGGCCGAGCACGACGAGACGCTGGGCCACCTCGTCGCCCACGTGCTGGTCCACGAGATCGGCCATCACTTCGGCCTCTCGGACGAGGATATGGCCCGGATCGAGGCGGCGGCGGAAATCGCCTAG